In Rhodopirellula sp. P2, the DNA window ACCCAAACCTCGTCGTTCTCAATTTTGATGTCAAAGCAATCGACCTTGGTTCGCGGGTTGTCTTCCCAGGTGCCGTCTTTGATGCAGAATCGCCAGGCGTGCCAAGGGCAAGTCACCGTGTTTTCCTCGACGTGACCTTCGGCCAGCGACGCACCCATGTGGGGGCAAAGATCGTCAATCGCGTACCATTCGTCGCCCTTGCGGAAAACCGCGACCATTCGGCCGTCGACAGGGACCGCTTTGCCCACGTTGTCTTCAAAATCGGAAACCTTCCCGACGCTTTCGTATTCGCTCATGTCTTGATTCTCTGTTTGGTGTGGACTGCGTTCTCGCCGCTCAGCGTTCTGATCCTCCGTTTTATCGCACCCCAGCCGATTCCCCAATGAGGCTGAGGATGACTCGGGCGGCCAGATTCGCTTTAATGGACATCTGGTCGTCGCTTGACCACTCGATCCGTCTTTGGTGCCAGTTTTTTATGATTCATCACGAACTCCGACGAAAACTCGAATCACGCGTTTTGCCGCACGTGCAAACGCCGGCTCAGTACGTCGGCGGGGAACGCAACATCGTCGTCAAAGACCATCGCAAACTACGCGGGAAAATCGCCGTTGGGTTCCCCGATGCGTACACGATCGGGATGAGCCACCACGGGTTGCAAGTCCTGTATTCGATGATCAATCGGCGGGACGATTGGTGTGCTGAGCGAGTCTTCATGCCTTGGCCGGACATGGAAGCCAAGCTGCGTGAACACAACTTGCCGCTTTACACGCTGGAAACGTTCACGCCGCTCAGCGAATTTGATGTGATCGGGTTGTCGCTGCAGTACGAAATCAGTTCGCCCAACGTGTTGACGATGGTCGATCTGGGCGGCCTGCCGCTGGATGCGGTCGACCGGACGATGGCGGATCCTTTGTTGGTCGCGGGCGGACCATGTGTCCAAAACCCGGAACCGATGGCCGACGTCTTCGATGTGATGGTGACCGGCGACGGTGAACCGGCGCTGCCTGAAATCTGCGATTTGTGGCTGAGTCTTCGCGAAGAGGTCCGCTTGCCTGATGGAACCTATGCGACCGGCGAAGAGGGCCTGAAGCAACGTGAAGAAGCCTTGGCACGCGTCGCACAGCAATTGCCGTATGCTTATGTGCCTCGGTTCTACGAGCCTCAGTATTCCGACAACAACCGAATCGGATCGATCGTTCGAACTCGTGACGATGTGCCAGAAACAATCGCACCCAGCGTGATCAGTGACTTGGATGGCATGCCGTTGCCGACCGAGCCCATTGTTCCGTACGTCAACTGCGTGCACGACCGAATCGCGATCGAGATCATGCGCGGTTGCCCACACCTGTGCCGATTCTGTCAGAGCACGGTCATCAAACGTCCTCTGCGAATTCGCGAGGTTGACACGATTGTTGACGCGGCCCTGAAAAGCTATCGCAGCACGGGCTTCAACGAGATCAGCATTCTGTCGCTTTCCAGCAGTGACTACCCGCACTTCGCGGAGCTGGTGAAGCGGTTGCATGAAGTCTTCGTGCCGCTGGATGTGAACATCAGTGTGCCGAGTTTGCGAGTCAACGACCAATTGCGAACGCTGCCGGAATTGCTGGGAAGCACGCGGCGGAAATCATTGACGTTGGCCCCCGAGGTGGCTCGCGATGACATGCGGCAACAGATCCGCAAGAAGATCAAGAACAGCGATTTGATCGAGGGGTGCCGGGCGGCATTCCAAAACGGTTTCGAAAGCGTGAAGTTGTATTTCATGTGCGGTCTGCCGGGCGAACGTCCGGTGGATTTGGACGGCATCGTGGACTTGGCAGAAACGATTTCAACGGTCGGCAAAGAAGTCAACGGTCGGTACGCCCGAGTCACGGCCAGCGTTTCGAACTTCGTCCCCAAATCGCACACGCCATATCAATGGAACGGGATGCAGTCTCGCGAATATTTCCAGTGGGCGCACAGTTACCTTTGGAAGCGTCGCAAAATTCGCAGCGTGAACATCAAGTGCCACGACATTGAAACGAGTTTGCTGGAAGGCGTGATCAGCCGCGGCGACCGGCGGACCGGAAAGGCGATTCGGCTCGCTTGGGAACGCGGGGCTCGCATGGACGGTTGGACGGAACACCTCGATGCAGAACGTTGGTGGCAATCGATCCAGGACGCTGGCATTGATATTGATCAACAGGTCCATCAGAAGTACGAGATGATGGACAAACTCCCCTGGGATCACGTCAACGTGAAGTTCGGGCGTGCTTACCTCGAAAAAGAACAGTCTCGTGCAACCATCCAATTGACCGACATGGCCAACGCGATATGACCATCCGAATTCTTTGCTTCAGTGACCTGCATCGGGACCAAGAGGCCGCCAAGCGATTGGTGGAACTTGCCGATCAAGCGGACTTGGTTCTTGGTGCCGGCGACTTTGCCAACCGTCACGAAGGTCTGGCTGACACGCTGCATCTTCTGCAAGCG includes these proteins:
- the nirD gene encoding nitrite reductase small subunit NirD, with the translated sequence MSEYESVGKVSDFEDNVGKAVPVDGRMVAVFRKGDEWYAIDDLCPHMGASLAEGHVEENTVTCPWHAWRFCIKDGTWEDNPRTKVDCFDIKIENDEVWVREKPDAE
- a CDS encoding TIGR03960 family B12-binding radical SAM protein codes for the protein MIHHELRRKLESRVLPHVQTPAQYVGGERNIVVKDHRKLRGKIAVGFPDAYTIGMSHHGLQVLYSMINRRDDWCAERVFMPWPDMEAKLREHNLPLYTLETFTPLSEFDVIGLSLQYEISSPNVLTMVDLGGLPLDAVDRTMADPLLVAGGPCVQNPEPMADVFDVMVTGDGEPALPEICDLWLSLREEVRLPDGTYATGEEGLKQREEALARVAQQLPYAYVPRFYEPQYSDNNRIGSIVRTRDDVPETIAPSVISDLDGMPLPTEPIVPYVNCVHDRIAIEIMRGCPHLCRFCQSTVIKRPLRIREVDTIVDAALKSYRSTGFNEISILSLSSSDYPHFAELVKRLHEVFVPLDVNISVPSLRVNDQLRTLPELLGSTRRKSLTLAPEVARDDMRQQIRKKIKNSDLIEGCRAAFQNGFESVKLYFMCGLPGERPVDLDGIVDLAETISTVGKEVNGRYARVTASVSNFVPKSHTPYQWNGMQSREYFQWAHSYLWKRRKIRSVNIKCHDIETSLLEGVISRGDRRTGKAIRLAWERGARMDGWTEHLDAERWWQSIQDAGIDIDQQVHQKYEMMDKLPWDHVNVKFGRAYLEKEQSRATIQLTDMANAI